AGTGCCACAAAGGGCGCATCCGGTTGACTTAAAAAGGTGGCGCGAGCCAGAGTCTTGAGTTTTATAGCCTTGTGACCAGGATTGTGAGCAATCAGACTGAGCTTGAGCACACGCTGATCAGTTTGCAAAGGCTCGTCTTGTTTACTTATGTGATGCAAAAAGACACCAAAATCTCTCTTAAACTTGTAGTTTAGATGGGCATCCGTAAAATCCATATTTGCTTTACTATGGCGAGAATCAGTCGGGCTCATAGTCGAGAGCAAAATGCCAGGATTAAGGACAATCTCTGGTGAATTGCTGTTAAACAACGGCGCCATGTCAAGGGAGCCTGACAGGGGCTTGATTTTGAAAGGTTGTTTAACACTGGCGCTGGCTACCGGATCAGCACAATAAGCGGTGTTAATGCTGCTACCAAGAGCGCTGCAAAGTGCAGCAGTAGAGTAAAAGAATGCGGTAAGTAGGCTATTTGAATTAAATTTCACGGCTCTTGCTCGAGTGACTGGTTAAGTTTAACCGCAATCACTAGCTGTAAAGTCGTACTAATATCTACTAAAATTAAGGCTCGATTGGACAAATGCTGGCTACAGTGTTGAAAGTGCCAGATGATGACAAGTCCTCTGGTGTTAAAACACTTTGAACAAGCAAAGGAGCAAAAATGACAGAATCAGTCAAATCAATCAATATCACTTATTGCGGCTCTTGAGGCTATAAATCTCGGGCTGTCAGTTTGGCAGCCGAATTGGAAAAGAAAATTGGTGTAGCACCAGTTTTACATCAGTCTTACGGCGGCATTTTTGAGGTAGAGGTAGACGGTAACTTGATTTTCTCCAAGTCAAAGCTTGGTAGATTTCCAGAACCAGGAGAAGTGCAACATCTGATCCAACCTCAATCTATCAAATAATGCAAATACAGAGTACGGCGTCATATCTTAATTAGTGCGGGGAATCAGCTTTGACAGCAAAATCTAAATATGACGCCATTCTCTTTCTATCTTTTGGCGGACCTGAAGGCATGGCAGATGTGATGCCATTTTTAGAAAACGTGCTGCGCGGTAAAAACGTACCAGAAGCACGGATGAAAGAAGTAGCGCATCACTATGAATTGTTTGGTGGTGTCTCACCAATAAACGCACAGAATAGAAACTTAATCAAAGGTCTGGAAGCAGAGCTGAAGAAACGCGATATAGCTCTACCAATCTATTTTGGTAATCGCAACTGGCATCCCATGCTGGCCGACACACTCAAAGAAATGGCCGGCAAAGGTGTCAAAAACGTTCTCACCTTTGTCACTTCTGCTTACAGTTCTTATTCAGGTTGCAGACAGTATCTGCAAGATATCGAAAAAGCCCTGCAAGAAGCTCAAGTTGACCTGAATATAGACAAGCTACGTATTTTTTATAACCATCCGCTCTTTATCGATGCCAATGTAGATTGCGTCAAAGAGGGTCTTGCCCACTTTACACCAGAACAGCTTAAGAGCGTTCACATTGCCTTTACAGCTCACAGCATACCCACAGCCATGGCTAGCACCAGTGACTATGCCGGTCAATTGCAAAAGACCTGCGATCTGGTGGCACAAGCAGTGGGTCTGTCTAGTTACAAACTCGTTTACCAGAGCCGTAGTGGACCGCCCACTCAACCCTGGCTTGAGCCCGATATCCTGGACCACATCAAAAATCTAAAACAGCAAGGTGTTAGCAATATCCTGGTGCACCCAATTGGCTTTGTCTCTGACCATATGGAAGTAATTTACGACCTCGATCACGAAGCAAAACAGCTTGCCGATGAACTCGGCATCGATATGGTACGCACCAAGAGCAGCGGCAATAGCCCCAAATTTGCTGAGCTTATGGGGTCCCTGGTGCAAGAAAGGCTACAATCAGAAATGGACGCCTCAACAGAAAAACCTTGCGCCATTGGTACACCGCTGCCTGATGTATGCGCGCCTGACTGCTGTGCTTACACACCCATGAGACCGCCTCAAGCGGCAACTCAAAAGTAGAGAATTATTTGCCTTCCAAGACAAAAATTTTGCCCCTCTTTCCTTTACCCGAGGTCGTACTCTTTCCGGGTAGTCCTTTGCCGCTGCATATTTTTGAGCCGCGCTATATACAAATGGTCAACACAATCATGGAGAGCGATAAAACTTTTGGAGTTCTTCTCTATGACCCCGAAAACTCACAAGCCCGGGTGATTGGCTCTTCCGCCGAAATCACCGAAGTGATAAAACTGCCCGATGGACGGATGAACATCATGACTGAAGGGCGCAGACGTTTTCGCATATTGCGCACAATTGAGGATCTGCCCTATTTGCAAGGCGAGGTAGAGTGGCTCGAAGACTTGCCTTCAACCAAAGAGCTGGACACAATTCAGCAAGAAGTTTTAAATTATATCCGCGACATTTTGCGGCTATCTAGCAAAATCAATGACAAGACAGTAGAAATGCCTGACGACCTGCCGACGGATCCTCTCAGGCTCTCATACTGGGTCGCTGGCACCATGTATAGTGTGCCAGAAGATCAACAAGCACTGCTAGAGTTGCAAGACACCTTTGGACGCCTCAGTCATGAAGCCAAGGTCCTCTCAGTCACAACAAAGTTTTTAGCCGCCCGCAGCGCCCTCAAAGATGCCATAGGTTAGCGGATATTAGCGCTGGTGCGAATTTAAATGATTGAGATAGCGTGACACAAGCCAGCTATTGTCTTGCATAGCCAGTTCCATATCGGCTGGAGACTCCAAATTATTGCCGCGCATAGTGCGTGTACTGACACCAGCCAGTACATTTGCCTCCAGCCTTTGTTGGCTGGTTGGCCAGCGCGGGATCATGCCGCCAACAGCATCTCTAGGTCTCTCTACTTGCGGCATAACACTTGATGGTTCAATGCGATAGACCTCAAAGGGCTTCCCGCTATTGGGCTCACGCACTCTGCGCTGTTGCGATTGCAGTGCTTTTAAAGTGAGAGTGAGATTGTCATCCTGAGCCACACTCTTAGCAGCAGGCAATTCGACAATGTGAGGCAAAAGCGCGCCATTTTCATCCAAAAAGCGAAACTGCTTGGATCCATCAACACGCTCCACGAGCCTGATATGCGCCAAATTCTCGGGGAAAGTATGTTCAATTTGTCTGCCGTTAATATCAAATACAACCCGACCATTACTCTGAATCCAGCTCCTGGAGCCGTCGGCATGAGGGAAATAGGTAAAACTATTAGGCACATTATCAATTAGCTGCAGATGGTCGCCTTGACCAACCACAGCCTTAATCACGTGGCCATCAGCACTGACTTCCATGTTGGGAGTGGGTGCATCATTGACACGGTAATGCCTGACACCATTAGCATAGTCAGAGGCAGTGATACTTTTGACCGGATAGCCAAGTTCAATCAGCCTTGCCTCGCCGCCATTAAATCCAACCATAACCTTGCCGGAAGCATCAACAGTTGTCTGCGTGCCGTCAGTATGAGGAATTTCGACCCTTTCACCCGGATTTAAGCGTACTTGATGCACAGCCTCGCCATAGATACCGCGACCAGTTAGGATTTTGCTGTTACCTGAAGCATCACCGACCATAGCCA
Above is a window of Candidatus Obscuribacter sp. DNA encoding:
- a CDS encoding Rdx family protein codes for the protein MEKKIGVAPVLHQSYGGIFEVEVDGNLIFSKSKLGRFPEPGEVQHLIQPQSIK
- a CDS encoding ferrochelatase is translated as MTAKSKYDAILFLSFGGPEGMADVMPFLENVLRGKNVPEARMKEVAHHYELFGGVSPINAQNRNLIKGLEAELKKRDIALPIYFGNRNWHPMLADTLKEMAGKGVKNVLTFVTSAYSSYSGCRQYLQDIEKALQEAQVDLNIDKLRIFYNHPLFIDANVDCVKEGLAHFTPEQLKSVHIAFTAHSIPTAMASTSDYAGQLQKTCDLVAQAVGLSSYKLVYQSRSGPPTQPWLEPDILDHIKNLKQQGVSNILVHPIGFVSDHMEVIYDLDHEAKQLADELGIDMVRTKSSGNSPKFAELMGSLVQERLQSEMDASTEKPCAIGTPLPDVCAPDCCAYTPMRPPQAATQK
- a CDS encoding LON peptidase substrate-binding domain-containing protein, which produces MPSKTKILPLFPLPEVVLFPGSPLPLHIFEPRYIQMVNTIMESDKTFGVLLYDPENSQARVIGSSAEITEVIKLPDGRMNIMTEGRRRFRILRTIEDLPYLQGEVEWLEDLPSTKELDTIQQEVLNYIRDILRLSSKINDKTVEMPDDLPTDPLRLSYWVAGTMYSVPEDQQALLELQDTFGRLSHEAKVLSVTTKFLAARSALKDAIG